In Xiphophorus maculatus strain JP 163 A chromosome 17, X_maculatus-5.0-male, whole genome shotgun sequence, the genomic stretch tatctgGCTTTCATGTCATCAGTGTGTGACGTACTGTACGTCATAATTCAGAAGGTTATGGTTACGAAATTCTGACAGAAGTCTGTGTCAGTGAAGCACATCGCAGTCCCACCACTTTTGGCTCTGAATACACATTCCAACAGACATGGCCTACAGAAATTTCTGTAAATTCTCCACAAACAGCCGTCGATattagttttactttctttttatcagCTTCCTTCGTCTTGTGATGATCGTGGGACAATACTGTCGACTCCCACtgctgaataaaatttaaaatcgTTCCATGAACGGTTCCATTTGCTATCACTTCCGTAAGCAATGCAATGTTGTGTGACATCAACGTTCTTCTCCTGCATATTTAACTAGCAGTATGAACAGTCACggcaaaaaaaaaggatttcagtgaaaaaaaatcagatttgagcATCAAGACGttctgtgtgaacgtagcctaaACGCCTCTACGCTGTAATCCCGTGCTCCAAGTTTCACAAGCACGTTCTCGTGGTAACCTGCCAAAACTCAAAACCGTTCCATTCAAAAGGTGACCTGCTTCCTCCTCGACTCATccgtttgtgtttttgttgtccaCCAGGATAGCATGGCCATGACGGGAGGGACGGCAGCTGCCCTTCCCATGAGCAACCACACCCGGGAGAGGGTGACAGTGGCCAAGCTGACACTGGAGAACTTCTACAGCACCCTGCTCACGCAGCACGAGGAGCGGGAGATGAGGTAAAAGCGGCTGACGGGAGAGTCGCCGAGGCTAGATGGAGCTGTTGTTTACAGCGTCGCGTTCCACTGCTCGGGCTCGTAGATAAGGGAACAGTCCCCGAGACGGtgtgaacaaaacaaacgcCTGTCACTCTCCTGTTACCTGAGGGTTGACCTGTTGCTCAGGGAACTCCTGTAGGAGACACACGAGTCTCTGTTTACACCAACACCCTACACCTCCTTTGTCGTATGAATCGCTCCCTGGAAGCTTCCACTCCAACAATTACGTTCACAGGCCTATTTGGAGGAAACTAGAAACTGGAGATGTTTTATCATGCGTGTTTACTGTGAATGCTTTGAATGACCTGTTTTATGTGGCGTCTTCCTCATTTTAGGCAGAAGAAGCTGGAGAAGGCCATGGAAGAGGAGGGTTTGCCTGACGAGGAGGTACAAATCCAACTTTTTCATGTTCTTTTACATTAGATCCGCAAATTTCAATAGAtctatttggattttatgtgatattcAAACTTATAATGGCTCAGgattattttttccccacaaatgCAAACCTAGTACATTCAGCCTTCTGATAATCCAATGTccctaaatgaaatccagcAAAATCGACTGCCTCCctatgttttatataaattcaGCTGTAGATGAACTGAATAGATAGTAAAGATGTCCGTGGGGCTGGGATACTTTAATTAGGCACTGTACAAACATGAAATCACCGCAAAAATCCgaaattgtaatttttgaaGTCAGTCGGGCAACTCGGCGTCTCTGTACCATTGCAGAAAGTGATGCGGCGCTCTCAACACGCCCGTAAGGAGACGGAGTTTCTGCGTCTGAAGAGGACGCGGCTCGGCTTGGACGACTTCGAATCTCTAAAGGTTATCGGAAGGGGAGCTTTTGGAGAGGTAGGTCAAGTTTTTTTAGTCCAAAAATGGTTGAGTGGAACTAAAAGTCCAGTTGGTTCAATTGTTGCGAATCTTACATAAAAAAACCTGGATTTCCTTGTTTCAGTAGATAACTTTTCACCAAAGCGGACAGAAGTCCCACGTGGGGTACCTCAAAGCTCGATCCTAGGAACTCTCTTATTCAATATCTATCTATGAAATAATCAAGTTAATTTGTagagcatatttcagcaacaaggcagttcaaagtgctttacataataaaaacacaaaaataaagtcataaaaacatcatacagtcaagTGATCAAGTCACTTGAcatcatcaaaaataatatcTGCTATTGGTTTTCACAACTATTGACTACATGATGTGTTTGatggtttttttatgttttcactttgaacaaataaacttgaatgaCTGATTGATACGTTTAAATAAAACGAGAACGTTCTCTTCGTCTAGGTCCGTTTGGTGCAGAAGAAGGACACAGGACACATTTACGCCATGAAGATCCTGAGGAAAGCAGACATGCTGGAGAAAGAGCAGGTGACTCCTTGTTCTGCCGTTCCAATCGCAAGATTACACCCTGCTGTGTTCTCAACCTCATGGTCGGCTCCCCCTGCAGGTGGCTCATATCCGCGCGGAGCGGGACATCCTGGTGGAGGCGGACAGCGCCTGGGTGGTCAAGATGTTCTACAGCTTCCAGGACAAGAGGAACCTCTACCTCATCATGGAGTTCCTGCCTGGAGGTGCTTACCCCCCTACACAGCATCCGATGATGTTCAACAAGCGAGAAACATCTCCTGCCCTTCTGTTGCCAGGCGACATGATGACGCTGCTCATGAAGAAGGACACCCTGTCGGAAGAGGCCACGCAGTTCTACATCGCAGAGACGGTCCTCGCCATCGACTCCATCCACCAGCTGGGCTTCATCCACAGAGACATCAAACCTGACAACCTGCTACTGGACTCCAGGGTCAGAACCAAACGCATGACCCTCAAATGACTCCAGAGTCGTAGTGTCACTGAATGTCGGTTTGCTTCCAGGGTCACGTGAAGTTGTCTGACTTTGGGCTGTGCACCGGACTGAAGAAGGCTCATCGCACGGAGTTTTACAGGAACCTGACGCACAACCCACCCAGTGATTTCTGTGAGCCGCATAAGTAGATTGAACcaaatatcaataaaagcagcagcataTAATTGAGATTGTTCTATTTTGTTTCATGCGGTGCTTCTCTTCtttgttctgtgtgttttttcccaGCTTTCCAGAACATGAACTCAAAGAGGAAAGCAGAAACCTGGAAGAAGAACAGGAGACAGCTGGTACGGATCCTTTTTAGACTGTAGCTGAAGTGTAGTTTTGGTGTTTTCATGCACTCAACATGTGCAAATGTCAAATTTGATCAGTTCTTCTCCAGATGGAGTTCATTTAAAATCGCTGTCATCCGAGCATGGACCGCACTTTTTCATGTTGTCTATACATttcaaaccagatatttacatacaacgaataaaaagacaaacttttttttttctgactgtctGAAGTtagaccaaacttttcttgttttagtttagttagaattaccaatttttttttctatttgctaaatccCTGAAAATATGGCGAGAACTGTTTTTTAGAATTT encodes the following:
- the stk38l gene encoding serine/threonine-protein kinase 38-like: MAMTGGTAAALPMSNHTRERVTVAKLTLENFYSTLLTQHEEREMRQKKLEKAMEEEGLPDEEKVMRRSQHARKETEFLRLKRTRLGLDDFESLKVIGRGAFGEVRLVQKKDTGHIYAMKILRKADMLEKEQVAHIRAERDILVEADSAWVVKMFYSFQDKRNLYLIMEFLPGGDMMTLLMKKDTLSEEATQFYIAETVLAIDSIHQLGFIHRDIKPDNLLLDSRGHVKLSDFGLCTGLKKAHRTEFYRNLTHNPPSDFSFQNMNSKRKAETWKKNRRQLAYSTVGTPDYIAPEVFMQTGYNKLCDWWSLGVIMYEMLIGYPPFCSETPQETYRKVMNWKETLVFPPEVPISEKAKDLILRYCTDAENRIGAVSVEEIKSHPFFESVDWEHIRERPAAISIEIKSIDDTSNFDDFPESDILQPANATEPDFKSKDWVFLNYTYKRFEGLTQRGTIPTYMKAGKA